The following nucleotide sequence is from Harmonia axyridis chromosome 5, icHarAxyr1.1, whole genome shotgun sequence.
TCTTCACATACTGTCTTTTAaactgaatgaattttatttgtttggatacAGCATCCTGACCTAAGAAAACTAAAATGGCAGAGTGACTTCAGACTAATAAAGCATATAGTTgataagaaaacattttttaacaTGTTCAATTTCTTATCTTTAGGTTCATAAATATTTGTCATTAGTGTCATCTATTTGAATTgacccattttttttatttcaatgaattttagtATCAATAAAACTATCATTTTAATAATTATGTTGGTCACATGAAAGTAAACAAAGCAAATTTCCTCATATCTCACAGAATCATTGGAGAAAAGGTTGGCAGAAAAACGTTAAAgtgcaattttttgaaatatttacacTTTACATTcgatatgaaaaataatgaaacacaAAATTGCTTTATCATTCAAATCTTACCTGGTAACAAGGAGTTTACAAAATCCATTTGCTTTCCATGATATATATAAGCAAACCTCACTTTATCCACTTTAAATTGTGTGGTCCGTGCAAAAATTCTCAAAGCTTCACGATGTGGATTATGTTTACTGGATTCTTCTGTCACTAAAATAACGCAGAGTTTTtttcgaggcctatgccattcaCATGGACAAAGTCCTTCAAAAACTTCCtaaaaaaaagagaagaaaatgtcagattttattattaatttatttcaattagttACCTGTGATGATAATCTTGGAAGGGTTAGATAttgatttgaagaaattatatgTTTAAGTGTGGAGCTAGGTATGTCTTTCATACTGACACTTGTCATTGGTCGAGTAGtattttcattgaacaaaaGAACTGTATCCATATCGGGAGGTACTTGAAATTTCTTCCCAATTTCTTCAGAATCAACATAACTAGAGATGAAGGTAATTAAGTGAATTATAACTTCATACAAATCTTATTCATCAGCAGTCTTACCCAAAAGCAACACGATACCTAAAATGGTATGCAGCTACATAATATCTTAACTTCAACTTCACAGCATCCTTTGGTTGAAATATCAGTCCTCTAACTTTATTATCCTCCCAACCGTTCAAAAATTCTTCTAAATCATCCTCCTTGATTTCAGGCACTAACTTGTAAGGCATTTTTTGCCTGATAAACTCTTGAAAAGatgttaaaaattgaaatttaatataattgaaaataaaaacatcaTTTTATTCTTACCTATTACTTTAGAAAGATCAAAAATGTCTTTGAATACATAAGGGTTTCCATCTAAAATCAATACTAAGCAAGGCAGACCGTGAATACTGAGCCTTCTTGCTAGACTAAATTCATGCCCTGAATGAATTGCCGCAAAACTAATTCCCAGTGGCTCAAAAGTATCCATCATTTTTCTAAATTGTGGAATTGCTTGAAGGCATGGGAAGCACCAATCAgtataaaaaaatactaaaaatggAGTAAGAGAACTTTTTGGTACTATCTGTTTTTCATACTTCCTATAACACAAGATGAATACAAATGAAACAAAACTTCACATTTTACTGCTATATTATTCTTTATataaagaattatttcataCCTTGTATTGATAGCTAACTTGTGAAAGAATGTAATTTCATTCTCTTGATTTCTAAAATGGTTGAACATTTCTTCATAATGATCATCAGCATAACTATAACCTTCAGGTCGCATATGGGAATTATCTTCAGTTATTCCTCTCAAATCATATTTTCTCCGTCTTTCTGGATCGTTCAGCAATTCATAAGCATGGACAATCTGGACAAATTTGTCACTTGCTGAAGGATCACTAGACTTATCTGGATGCCtaaaaaaaataagttcaaAATAACATAAAGCCCCATACACTGAGAGATATTGATTGCATGTTTTGGTCTGGATTGTAAGACCTTCATTTTCAGCCTAAAAATAGATTTATTTTCGGAAGGTGAATATAATTACTCACCAAGACTTGACTAATCGAACATAAGCTCTTCTTATGTCCTCTGTAGCAGCATGTCTAGTTAAACCTAAGATTTTATATGGGTCCTCTAGTTCGGCTAAATAACTTCGGAAGAAGCAAAGAATTATTATACAACTTTGGAAAAACCAAAATTGGAGAAGCCATTTCATTGTCACTTTGTATgagacataaaaattttattattgaggATTAAACATTAggataataattattgattgATTTTATTCCAAGAAACAACTTCTTCGCTACGCTTATGAGCTGCCAGAACTGTCATTTGTcaattttatatcaaatttttttactaTCTTTTGTTATAAGGAGCGATTCCAGATTTAAGTATAACGgttcatataaaataaatgtgaaCATATGGTTTTGAAGAATTCACAATTAATCGATGAAATAGTACTGAATagcaatttcatttatttgtctTTAACGACATATTTTACGATTGTATTTTCTAAATTTGAGATGGAATTagttcaacaaaaaataaagagTTGAAAACTTCTCCtaacattgaaataaaatactaggattagtaattttttttgtaatcttTTATAATTTCACAGATAAGCTCTGTGCATCTACGCATAGATCTTATCAGAGTTTTATCAATGGTTTCAGGAAATTATGTATCAGTTCCATAGACCTAATAacaattgatattaggtctatgatcaGTTCTATGCTTTTAATTGACTAGTATTTTTTATGtaaacaaattgaatttttgatctCAACATGAATGCTGCTATTAATTTAGGTGTAGAGGATATGACTGTTACACTTGTACGATATGGACTGTATTTAGGAGCACTTTTCCAATTATTTTGTCTCTTGGCTTGCGTTTTCATGCCTGATTCACCTGATGATTCTTGGCTCAATAAAGTGGGTACTCAGATTAATATTATTAAATTAATgtttgttagatagttatttgggctgtttccatcatctgtgcggttggatgtttccgacgtttcggcaagcattcgcctgccgtcctcagggcaggcgaatgcttgccgaaacgtcggaaacatccaaccgcacagatgatggaaacagcccaaataactatctaacatatagtccatcatcaatatcaagacaacaattaaattaattaattaaattaatagtaataataataattttcaataattcacttTTCTAGGGTGACTCTGATGATGAAAGTTCAGAGCAAGAAACTCCACTCAATAGTCCTAGAAGGCCTATTCATAGAACTCGTAAacaggaaaaaaagaaaagacgTTGAAAGGAATTTCTAATCAGTGGAATctaatattgagttttttggatttatttttatttgagataTCATGCAATTgctttaaaattgttgaaagttCCAAGTAATGCAATGAGATGTGAATCTGGTTTGAATTAGTTCATGTTGAGGTGCTCCTTTATAATATTAATTCAACTATAGATATACTAATTAATTGAATTGCATCTCACAGTTGAGAAGTTATGAAATTAtgttatattcaattataaccCACTCTAGGCCCAATGAATATCATATAAGATAGatatttacaatttattttACCTAAAGGAATGTTAGAATTAAGCGTATACCATTCTTGATTCTGTAGTAGGAAAGTAAGCTCAAGTACTCAAACaaataaacatataaaaaaaatgaggcattataatttgaaatgaaaagatCCTGAATGATTATTGGTACAAAACTTTAAACGTATTTCAGATTCTCTGAGGTTCGGCATTCTTCagatagaaatatttttttaatttgcagtaaaaatttatttataggTGTGACTATATTTAATGTGGAGTAAATATAATGTGACTCACAATGATAATATAGTATATTATCGTTATTTGAAGAGAAACAAGATATTATCAATACGAGGATTACTAGCCCAAGTAAGTGCCATCTATTGTAGTTCTCTGGACGTTACAAAcagttttctttttttgttcgaaatcgTCAAACATAACCTGACATATCTCGAAGAATGTCATCGACTCAACGTCATAATGGcaaatttttccatcaaaatttctgaataaaTGGTAGACATTACTTCAATAATATAACTCATTTAATAATATTGATCATTTTTAAATACTGGATATAGGAAAAGGGTTTCAGGTAAATacacatatattttttataattataagatATCACTaattgaaaaacgaaaaatttcagaaaagtgGGATTCATACTGCAATTTTTACAAAATGGGCATTCCAATTTATGTTGAGGATGAGATTGGCAAGAAATGGGATAGGTGTATAACAGATGGAATATTAAAGTTCTGTAAGTACTCGATGTGTGTTATGTCATAGGTAAAACAGGTTAACTCAAGTTATATATactattttcacattatatatactatattcattttgaaggtAGAAACAAACATTTCTATGTTTTACAATACAATTACcatgaacatttttttgtactgaTTGGGCAATCTTtcctataattatttttcagcaTCTGGTTTGCTAATAGGAGGACTCTTCTCACTactatttttcaaaaagaaaaggTGGCCACTCCTTATGGGTTCTGGATTTGGTGTTGGTATGGCTTACTCCAATTGTGAGAAAGACTTAAATGCCACTGTAACAGCCGCTGAGAAATGTCTGTAGActaagtgtagtaaacaaagTAGTAAATAATTTAtcataaattatttaattccACCTGTACCAGTGGTTTTGTTGAGTTCAGAAAATAAACAgtctttttacaattttttttataattcatcaTCAAAAATGTAGATAAGTATGTTTaggatatttattttattctttccatcaaattgtagaaaaatttgtttcaatagAGCAAACGTTTAAAAGTTGAAGTTTAATAATTTCCCCTTCCTATTCAGTTGATTTCCATGTGTTGTTATTACATTTTACATAGAACTTTCCATgattttttgtcatttttttgaattatgtcAGTGAATAATTGAACATCtcattcaaatattatcaaatagaGTAAAAAccattttaatatgaaaaaatttagaGAGGTTTTAGGAGATGCCAAAGTTTTTTATAGAATTTATCCTTCTGAAAATCCGGACTGGCAAAATTTCCGACTATTAAcagatgaaaaaacaattctgttACATCATGTTGGTCCGAAAATCAAGGAAGGAGCTGAAGAAGGAATATTCAAGCAATTTGAAACTGATGGATTCTTTTATAATAGGCATCAAGAACATATTCACTCTATTGTTATGAATGGAGTCATTGAAAGGTGAATGAAATTACAGTAGAATATACTTACAAGGTCATGATTAACACACATTCTCCAAACAGTGTTTTTGAAGGTCAAAATGCAATAATCGCAGCctttggacaaacaggaagtgGTAAAAGTTTGACAATTAATGGATTGCACTGCTTTTATCAGGTATCGATTTTCCTCATTTTAGGTTGAATCATTTCTTATGAAAAATGCTTCTAGGACAGAGGCTTAGTACCAAGAATAATCGAAAATATATTTATCATGAAAGAAAAACTTCCGAAAAATCTTGAAATGACCATTCACATTTCATACATTGAAATACTCTCATCTTTTCAATCTCGGGATCTTCTGAGACCATATCCCGCTCCAGTAGATAAAAACAATGTCCATAAGTTTGTGTGTAAATTAGAAGTCAGAAGCGAATTGCAAACCCTTCAACATATTTTCATGGGTgggaattgaattaaaaaaattatgttattctaaaatgaaaaatacaattCCATTTTTAGCCGAAGGAAGGAAAGAATATACCCCCGATACAAATCACCCTTCTCATACTGGTAGTTCTGTACTTACTTTTGAGTTTACGATAAGGAATATGAATTTTAGCGAACCTTATGAATTCAAATCGAAGGTAAAGGATCAACATCAGCAATTGTTAATATTATTTACATTTTGCATTATTAATGTATGAAGTCAGAGAAATTGCAAATACACTCCTAGACAAAAAAATCCGGACATTTGCACAGATTTTCAACAGATATTCAGCACCTCATTCGCAGGTTTAAGGGATATACAgcatgttcctaaattggaggtacaaacgaaaatgagagattccttgaattgTTTTGGAAAAAGAATTAATTAATATGAGCCCGCCAATGcatattttcaagatacagggtgtttcttgagTAGTCCTACTCTTTTGTGATTATTATACCAGTTATTGAATCTTTACGATTGCTAATGCAAATTTaagataatttggattttccagagtatttcgagagaattgtttcaattttttttttaaatcagtagcagatacgacaaaactacaagaccAAAAATTTAGTACTGAATCAAAgttccttttcacattttttcaaatgaccaGTGGTCTACCAAACAAAAGTTCTAGTGTAAAAAAGGCCGCTGTTCCAAAAAATTAATCCTGCAATCGAATcgaatcgaaatattcatatcgCGTTATGTAAACTATTAATcggaatatttatgccaaatttcaattaaatttatgCGAAGGGAAGgtgttatgagaaaaaaaactttaaaaaattcaacattaacaccctgtatttcaaaagaGAGCGTTTGCGTACCTAAATTTATGGTactatttttcttaaaattatcggaggaatctctaattttcatttgtacctccaatttaggaacatcctgtatactcGATTGGTTTGAAAGTTGAAGAATGGCCAAGAGATTGTTATTAAAAATCATTTCTCTTTTTGTTCAAATGAatttctgttattcattttattatgaataaactcttttCACAACCATATTGAACAGATtgaagaaacaaaatattttccaaacaTTTTGGCAATGTAGTAATCCTAAaaccttgtttttttttactataaattttaTCACATTTTAGAACTTCTGGATTAACACTAAATATTTAaagtaataatattttttaccaCAATAACTACTTATTTTTGGTTTATAGTTGCATGTCATAGATTTAGCAGGAAATGATAGTTTTGGAGATAAATCCAGTACATATAAAAACTACTTGCAAGTCGGAAGTGCAAACTGTACAAAAAGTTTTATGGAGCATTTCATTTTGCTCTCATGTAGTAACGACCCTGAGCTAGCTCGTGTGAAAAAGAGAACTAACATTCTTTTACAATATTTAGGTGATACTTTCAACAGAAGCAGTTTATTGAGGTGAGCATTCCTTTTATGTAAATTAATTGATCAAAACGAGTCCAATGATTCCTTTACTTAGGTTTATTGGTCATTTAAAGACGTCAAAAGAAGATCACGATATCTCCatctcattattgaaatttgggcaAATATTCACATCAATGAAACCGGAATTTGGTACGATAATTCTAAAAGAAAACGATTTGATGAAAATAGCACTATTGGAGGTAGGTAACGATAAAATTCGAacattcaaaactgatataatATAGCTTTTTAATGGTCCATAACACATTTCCATGCGGTTTGTTACATTGAgttacaatataaaaaaattcatatacacTGATATCTACAATAAATCTAATTTTGCTTCAAATTATGATAAAACCCCTTTCAGCAATTTTTACGTATTATGATATGGGGCAGGGGTTGGAACGCTCATTAGTGGAGAATTCAAATCGATATCCATTTCCTGAGGAGGGGGctcttctgttgttgttatctTCTCTTTCAGCAGCTTGAAAAGTGAATGGACTTTTTCACTATGCTGATGAGTGGGTTGTAAAGCTTTCAATAGTGTATCCAATCTGTTCACTGGCAATTTATGATGAATGTACCACATTAATTTCAATACATGTCTGTTTACGTTGTCTTTTGACAAaccagcaaaaaaaaattcatcgaacAATGCAGTGCAGAAATCTTCTGCTTGGAATTCTTCCATATTGTGTATCAAGAGTGAAACTAAAGAATGAAGAAATGGATCATCAAAAGCTTTATCGTCTTTGCAATTTGCTAATACTTGTAAAATACGAAGCAATGCAACCCTATCTTTACTTTTTGCAACATGTAGAGTGTAATACATTGCAAGAATGCTGGCAACAGAACTATCTTGCAGATATGCCTCAACAGCATCAGGTAGAGGTCCAGAATGCTCGATAACAGTAATAGCAGCTTCACGTTCGTCTGGGGGTAATTTACTGGATAAATTTCTAACTTGATCATCAACCATCAATGACATAAGTGCAGGTACaaatttggtgataatttgTAAATCCAATTTTGGTTCCTTGAATTCTTGTGAGTCAATCATCTGCCAAGCACTTAACCCGAGAGATAACATTCTAAGAATTAATATCAAAACAGGGTTATCCCTTGGCAAACCTTCAATGTGtatcaaatgttgaaaaatcttGATGGCAGTAGTTGCTAAGAAATTAACAGCATAAGGATCACACAGAGTCATCGATAAATCACCCAAGACTTGTTCCTGGCCTCTTTTGACATTATCCATGAACCCTTGAAGCTCTTTAGAGCGCTTAGTGTCAATAGCTTTTTCACGAACACAGGCATCTAAACACCATGTGAACTTATGGCAAGGATCAACCTTTACAATTTCTTGAATATCCATATCGTGTAAAGCCATAAGCAATTCTGCTCTCAATGTGCAATAATGAACATTTCTGGTCCTTAAAAATAATGTCctaagaaactgcaacaccatATCGTACAGCTTAACACTGTTACCAATCATATGCGCCAATTTCTGAACTACCTCTCCTTGACGTCTATTTTTTGGAGTAGGCCCAAAAAACAAGACACTTGTATTGGAATGATCAAATAAGATACTTTCTTTTTCACTGATATACTGGCTGAACAATGGTGAAACTTCATCTCCAAATAATGATTGGTTGTCTTTCCATATTTGTCGTTTTACCTCAGTGTCCGCATCATTATACAAATCCCTGTCTCTAACTAGAACTTTCAAGTATTGATCTTCAATTTGAGGTGTATTTTTCAGAATTGCCATCACTATAGGTCTAAGTGCTTTTACTTTAATCACAGGGAATGTTTTAACCAGAAgctctttcaatttttgatctCTTTTTTCACCTTCCATCTTACCAATTTCATTGATATGGGACACCATTTTTTCTCTCAATTCTTCTACTACTGACATATGAAAATCTAATCTTCGAACACCATGAAGGTCAAGTAATGGAAGCATCGGTCTCAAAGATGGTAATAATATTCCATTTGTTACTTGGAACTGCTCAATTGCTTTCAATGGATCAGTACAATTAGTCAGAGCATGTTTCAAATAATTTGGCCCGTTAATACCAACAGACTCTAATACAAATTCTGGTTTATTGGAAGACATATTTGATTTATTGTACTCTTCTCCagcaaatgaaatatttacacatcagtatgaaaattccatgttttttcaaatatcactAACACTATTCACTACACAGTATTTAACAAAGAATAAAATTTCTAGTTGTAACAATAATTTGGAAGACTAATATTTATTTCTAGTattattcaaatcaaatcaaaacaaGCGATACAAACGTAACCTCAAAAAGTAAATAAACATAGAGTTTTAGCACAGATTATCGTAATGGTAAAATAACATAGAATAATCCAGTTCTTCTTATCAATAATTATTACTGAAAGCCATATAACACAGAGGCGTAGGAACAGTTAATTCCAAAttgcacaatttttttttatatatttgtgaaTTGTATGTTTCACTCATCGATTTATTTATTGGAATCGTAACTCAAAgagtattttattatttccagGAACAACTGGCGAATCTACACAAGGAGAATATGATAACTCAAATGCTTCAAAATCAAGAACCAAAAGGATTGTGTCCTGAAAGATTTGCTCATATCAAAAGGATGATTGAAGATTTTGTACATAACCGAATTGAAGGGGTAAGAAAATGTTGATATTCTATTTTTATGTTAAACCTCTCTGTACCAATTAGTCTCATCTACTGAAACTGGGGGATATCTACACtatcttgaaaataatgaagGAGAATATTATGATATATGAGGAGAATATGATGCTCTTCAAGGGTGAATCTTTGGATAAAACAGAATCAAAACTAGATAGACTGGAGACGAGGTCAAGTATTCATCaggtaaaaaaaaagtgaagaaTATGTAATCCCAACTTCTACTCGTTCTATTTCTTCAGCCATCTATAAAAGTAAGGTCTAAGCAATCGTCTAAAACGTCGGATCTTGGAATAACCCCGTCCAATATATCCCAACAAACTAGTGTAAAAGATTCTACCAAAGGCCTGATGAAGAAATCATCATCTCACACCAAATCTAAAAAAGACTCATCAGGTAAATATCAGAACACTCACTTTGCAGGTGAAAACTACTTCCATTTTCTATTTGAATAAAACATATATTCCGTATATCTTACTTGAATTTTCACCATTGACAAAGATggtaaatatttcattgttaGTTGTGATTTTTCAGAAGACAAAGTGGCTATCAACAGAAAGGGAAAAATAAGTACCAGTAGCTTGAATGGCATTAAGCGTTCTTCAACCGTGGGCAAGAAAAAAGGTGGAGGATATGCAGATTCCGTAGGCTCAACAGAAAAAACTTCTAAAAAGGGAGTTGGCGAATATCAACAAAATAGTTCTTTGCTCAGCGCAGCGAATTTGATTCTGCCAGAAGTTATTCCTGAACACATGGAGGTGCTCAAAGAATACGTTCTTTCTCCCAAAACCGCCTACAAAACTCTACTAGATACATTCAAAAAATATGAGAACGAAGCTAAAAACGTGTACCAAAGTTATCTGAAGGAACTGAAAAAATTAGACTCTTATTTCGAAATATTAGATCTCAGAAAAAATGAAGTGGTACAGGTAAGATGTCGAATAATAGTCAATTAAGTACCTAATCAATAGTTATTTGCTGTGCAAGCGATGGTTATGTGATTATTTTCAGAATAAATATATGATGCTTAAATGTTGCCACGCGGATATCCTCATAAAAACAATTAAAttgccaaaattttttttttctgcacactaggatatttcaattcaaaccCACCTATTCTAATCAGATTATTGAATTTAACGATTGCGTTGTATCGCATTAAACAAATATGCACACAAGAGCAATCTGAGTAACGTTGGGACACACAAATATGTCCCCTGCTAAACTGAAAACTTAAATGAATTGGGCTCTTTAAAATATCATAATACCGGGTCTTATAAATTTACTGCTATTTCCAAATACATTTCTCAAGGACCTTGCAAAAGAAAAATCATCTAAcgtatttttaataatatatatttttttaatattttttcaaagacGAAATTAGTGGCGCAGTTCTCTAGAAAACGGGAAAGAGATGCCGAAGGCAATGTTATAAAATCTGAACTGGAGGAAAGATGCCATGAAAACCTCAAGAAAGCCGAAGCAGATGTTTCAACTCAGCAAGAAGTAGTTTTGAATTTACAAGCAGAGTTTAAGATCGCTTTGTCAATGAGGCAACAAATCAAAAATGACGTAAAGGAAGAATTTGACGAATTCTGCAAAGAAAAGTATTCTGCTTCAGTTCCAAATTTGGATGAATTGAATGATTTCGTAAGTATACAATtcttattataaaatttttaagtaaaaaGGAATGGAAGAGGATGACAAACTATTACACGCCAATGGTCCAAGCATAGAGTAGCCAGTAGTTCATATTCACAAAGCAATTTGACAGTCGTATAACTTAAATGAACATATGGacctaattttgaaaattctaaTTAGTAATTTTAACCAGCAATTTTAAATATCTCAGATATGATAAAAGTCAGATTTCTAACTGTTTAGAATTATTTCCCTTTAAGTAGATTAGAAAAAGTTATTTCAGTCCCCAGTAACATTTTGTTATATTAACTATCTTTGACCATAAGTATTCTTAATTTACTGAAAACATTTCTCAAACATTCCTAATGAATTAACAAAAATCCCGATCAAGGTTGTAGAAAATGAAGTCAGTGTCGACCAATTTTGCGAGCACGCCGAAATCGAAAATGTTTCAGAAGAACTCACTCAAGAAAATGTatatgaagaaatatataaaaatttgaagaaattaatgACCCTCGAAGCAAGAAAGAAGGCTCTCTATGCAAAAAAGACTATCAAATGGTTGGAAAACACCCGTTCTACgtgcatataatttttttttcgaaatatatcattttaattttatttaatacatATAATGCAACAAATTATGATGACaaataaatcgaaaaaacaaagttaaacAATATTTCGCTTCACAGAAAGCAGCGCATATCCATGTAGTTTTTTATTGCTCTGAGGTTCATAGAGTAGTAGACTTTTTAAATTTAGCGCCGTGTCATCTGTTAGAATTTTCGCGCAGAAGGAAGTCAAAGTCATCCATTTTCTTTCCTACCGCACCGGCTA
It contains:
- the LOC123679689 gene encoding negative elongation factor B, giving the protein MSSNKPEFVLESVGINGPNYLKHALTNCTDPLKAIEQFQVTNGILLPSLRPMLPLLDLHGVRRLDFHMSVVEELREKMVSHINEIGKMEGEKRDQKLKELLVKTFPVIKVKALRPIVMAILKNTPQIEDQYLKVLVRDRDLYNDADTEVKRQIWKDNQSLFGDEVSPLFSQYISEKESILFDHSNTSVLFFGPTPKNRRQGEVVQKLAHMIGNSVKLYDMVLQFLRTLFLRTRNVHYCTLRAELLMALHDMDIQEIVKVDPCHKFTWCLDACVREKAIDTKRSKELQGFMDNVKRGQEQVLGDLSMTLCDPYAVNFLATTAIKIFQHLIHIEGLPRDNPVLILILRMLSLGLSAWQMIDSQEFKEPKLDLQIITKFVPALMSLMVDDQVRNLSSKLPPDEREAAITVIEHSGPLPDAVEAYLQDSSVASILAMYYTLHVAKSKDRVALLRILQVLANCKDDKAFDDPFLHSLVSLLIHNMEEFQAEDFCTALFDEFFFAGLSKDNVNRHVLKLMWYIHHKLPVNRLDTLLKALQPTHQHSEKVHSLFKLLKEKITTTEEPPPQEMDIDLNSPLMSVPTPAPYHNT